The genomic interval AATTAGGAGTTGAATATGATGCTCCAATGGAATTAAGTTATTCTTGCTACAAAGGCAAGAAAAAGCAATGCGGTATTTGCGAAAGTTGCATGAGACGGAAACGAGCATTCAAAAATTTAGGTATAAAAGATAAAAGTGAATATGAAAATTAATCATGTTTTCTTAAATCCTTTTTTCAAACCTCATTATCCAAATAATACCACCTCTTGAAAATTCAACAGCTCTTTACATAGAATTGAAGAAATAATCAAATTCTGCACTAATTATAATTTATTATTAACTTACACACGATATCAGTATAAGGAATAGATATTTTGATCAGATTATATACACAATATAACAAACTGGAAAATAAAATCAAAGTTTAAATCCGCAATTAATACAAAATACATCATTATTTCCAACTGCTGATCCGCAATTTGGACATCTTAATCCAACATCAAGCTTGGTTCCAGAAGATGTGCAAAATTTAGCATCAATATCAACAGGATTTCCGCAATTTGAACAAAAACCCCCCTCAGAAGAAACAGATTTAACATTAGTTTGATTAACATCACCAATTACTGGTTTTGAATAAAAATCATTATCGTTTGCTATTTCTACAATCAATTGCTGCATAGTAGCTATTCTTTTTGAATCTGCAGGATGTGTTGAAAAGAAATCATGTTCATTAGAATTTTGCATTGACATATCCCTCCAAAATGCAGGAATGCGAGAGACATCATAACCTGCCCAATGAATAATCATCATGCCCAATCTGTCAGCTTCAAGTTCCTGGTCCCTTCCCCAAGAATTCATTAAGAGAAACTGAGACCCAATGCTTGCAACATTAGTGGCTGCTCTTGTTAGACTGCCAAGTTCACCTAAACCAAAAAAATCCATTGCAATACTACCAATCCATGCTGCAGAAGTTATTGCATTTTGAGTATTTTGAGCACTGATTCTGGTTCTAGCATGATCAAGAAGTGCATGAGCCATTTCATGACCCAGAATAAAAGCAATTTTTTCTTCAGTATTTGCAACTGAAAGAATACCTGAAAACATTACAATTTTACCCCCAGGCATGCAAAAAGCATTTACAGCATTATCTCCAACCAAATGAACATCCCAATCATAGTAATCTTCAACATAATCAAGCCTACCAATTTCAGACAAATAACTGTTGACTGCATTGATTAAATTTAAAGCAACATTAATGACAATTTGACCATTTTGAGTATTATCCAAGAGTTGTACTTGATCAATCATTGAATAATATTCCTTGTATGATTCCTTGAGGAATTTATCATCATTAATTTTATCATAATGTTTTCTACCAGTGAATGGATTTATTTCACTTCTATCCTCTTTTGCCATAATTAGTATTATAGAAACATTATATTTAAATTGTGTTTAAAAATTAATAAAAAAATAAAAAAGTGACTGGAAGATTTAAATTAAAATTTTAATCACATAATATACGGAATATGCAAATCCATTGAAAGATGTTCATAATCATCCATTATGTGTTTTTTCAAAAAAATTACAGCTAGCTGCTATTTATTATTGTCTCAGTAAAAAACATTAAAATTGAAATAAAAGGAAAAAAGGTTTTTATATGAAATATAAAGATAGAATAGTTGTTGAAACTATTTTCAAAAAAGAAAGAATAGTTTTAAAATAGTCTATGCTGATTAAAATTTAAAACAAGTACTAGTTTTTTTAGAATAGCAATTGTTACAACTTTGACAAACTGATACTCCCTCACCATTAGCTTTCCAGTCTGCTAAAAAGTCTGCTTGAGCAACAAAGGGTTTGGACATTGAAATATACTCAACAGTCGAACTATTTAAAACATCATTTATTGTTTTCATATCTCTAAGAGATCCCCCTAAAACAACAGGAATATCAACTGCATCAATTAATTTTTCAACATAAACTAAAAAAGGATGTTTTTCACCTTTATCATAAATTTGTGAAATTGTACGTGCAGTAAGTTGAATACTATCAGCACCTGCTTTTTCAAGTTCTTTTGCAATTGCAATACTTTCATCGGCAGTCATTCCATCTTTTCTTGCATCCCACGGATTAATCCTACAACTAACATGGATATCCATGGTCTTTTTAATAACTTTAATTATTTCAGCAGAAATTCTGACACGATTTTCAGTATTCCCACCATATTTATCATCTCTTTGATTGAAATAAGGGTTCATAAATCTTGAAAGATAAAAATTATTCCCCATGTTAATTTGGATTCCATCAAATCCTGCAAATGAGAATTTTTTAGCTGCCATAATTACTTCAGCCTGCAATTTCCTAATGCCCTCTTGAGCAATATCATTAGCTTCTACCTTTTGATTTTCACCGTCATCATAATAAAAGAATGCAAGTTGACCAAAAATTGGAACATCATATTTATGAGCAATATCAGTGACCATTTGATAATCCTTAATGAACCCCCTGTAGTTCATATTGGTTGAATAAGGGTAAAATCTATCTTTATGGTCAAGTGCGAACATTTCAGAGACAATTAACCCTGTACCACTACTTGCAATCTTTTCATATCTATCATAAATATCAGGTGTTAAAAATCCTCCTTCGGAAGTTTCAGTTTCCCAAGTACCTGTTCTAACTATACGACTGTTAAGTTTTAAATCTCCAAATTGAACATTATCGAAAATATCTTTCATATTATCACGACTTAATAAAATATCATTATATTATTTAAAATACTCATTAATATACTTTAAGAAAACAAACAAAATAATGACTATAATTGTACAAAGTTATATTAATATGAAAGATTAAAATATATACAATTAAATTAATGGAGGGAAAAATATGGTGAATCCAATTATTGCAGCAATTATCTCCTTTTTCTTACCAGGTATTGGTCAGATAATACAAGGTGCAGATGTTAAAAAAGGAATAATAATGTTTGTTATTGCTATCATTTTAGGTTGGTTATTAGTAAACTTCCTTGGTAGTTTAGGAAACATTATATATTGTATTTATGCACTTTATGCAGCATACGATGCATATAAAATAGAAGCATAATATTATTTTATTTAATATAAAAATGGTTTAAATATATTATTTAAACCTATTATTTTTTTAAATTTTAATTTTCAAGCAAAAGTTGAATCTAAAAAAATAGAAAATAGGCAATCTATTTGATTACCATTAAAGTGTCACCGGCATTAACTGCATCACCAGGTTCTACAAAGATTTCTTCCACAACACCATCAACTTCAGATTGAATGTCGTTCTCCATCTTCATAGCTTCAATAACACATATGGTGGATCCTTTTGTTACCTTATCCCCAACATTAACTTTAAGTTTAATTACCATACCATTCATTGATGAAGTAACTCCTCCTTCAACCGGATGGAAATTACCATTATCTGCCTCTTCAATTTCCATAAATCCTGTAGGCATGATTTTGACTTCATACATATCTCCATCAACTTCAACATTATATTGGGTTGGAATTCCAATAGCCTCATCTTCACTGAATGCATGAGGTGCTTTAAGTTCTTCTTCTACAGTCTCTCCTTTAAGGAATTTCGGAGCTATTGGTGGATATAATGCATAAGTTAATGCATCTTCATCGGATTTAACAAATCCTTTTTCTTTACCGTCTGCTTTGATTTTATCAAATTCCGGCTCAAGTAAATCAGCAGGTCTGCATGAAATAATCTCTTCATCCCCTAAAATCTTTTTAGATAATTTTTCATCAACAGGTGCTGGTGGTTTACCGTACATTCCTTTCATGTAATCTTTAACTTCATTAGATACTGTTTTGTATCTTTCCCCACCTAAAACATTCATTACAGATTGAATACCAACAATTTGACTTGTTGGAGTTACAAGAGGAGGATATCCCATATCTTTTCTAA from Methanobrevibacter gottschalkii DSM 11977 carries:
- a CDS encoding M48 family metallopeptidase yields the protein MAKEDRSEINPFTGRKHYDKINDDKFLKESYKEYYSMIDQVQLLDNTQNGQIVINVALNLINAVNSYLSEIGRLDYVEDYYDWDVHLVGDNAVNAFCMPGGKIVMFSGILSVANTEEKIAFILGHEMAHALLDHARTRISAQNTQNAITSAAWIGSIAMDFFGLGELGSLTRAATNVASIGSQFLLMNSWGRDQELEADRLGMMIIHWAGYDVSRIPAFWRDMSMQNSNEHDFFSTHPADSKRIATMQQLIVEIANDNDFYSKPVIGDVNQTNVKSVSSEGGFCSNCGNPVDIDAKFCTSSGTKLDVGLRCPNCGSAVGNNDVFCINCGFKL
- a CDS encoding oxidoreductase, whose product is MKDIFDNVQFGDLKLNSRIVRTGTWETETSEGGFLTPDIYDRYEKIASSGTGLIVSEMFALDHKDRFYPYSTNMNYRGFIKDYQMVTDIAHKYDVPIFGQLAFFYYDDGENQKVEANDIAQEGIRKLQAEVIMAAKKFSFAGFDGIQINMGNNFYLSRFMNPYFNQRDDKYGGNTENRVRISAEIIKVIKKTMDIHVSCRINPWDARKDGMTADESIAIAKELEKAGADSIQLTARTISQIYDKGEKHPFLVYVEKLIDAVDIPVVLGGSLRDMKTINDVLNSSTVEYISMSKPFVAQADFLADWKANGEGVSVCQSCNNCYSKKTSTCFKF